In Xiphophorus maculatus strain JP 163 A unplaced genomic scaffold, X_maculatus-5.0-male Unplaced_Scaffold_BN000205F, whole genome shotgun sequence, a genomic segment contains:
- the LOC111607967 gene encoding uncharacterized protein LOC111607967 — MGNGLEVRQTFDGYHGFCEPFRDDSAAQGPSLDRGLSAHGALPWKSWKSWNLTPPPDRGIPLLSTPNSDWTLQHSKSWRLRSHLDDVHSVRNAQERRILLAFARGRVSVRGMKCPVRGCAYGGSRVAQHLQDAHRDLGAKEKRRLLRKLQWRKTLRQVRELRASGPDPPLATSLDLDGSRGREEAAAASASPPPPPTLSPPSLASDVVQGRGLPGRLSPTPPRSTSADSPPPEPEPCLPGGLGTSADVPAADSVVVEEEEIAGGPEIGDEPQAELTGLPEIRDEPQAPSSSTVSKLITFPPVIRCYLQEYNRHLTGAIRSRKHVENVKSKMGRIVAFLSYMSRNKTALGSWRFLDDAGRILAWPAELSRQQKAVTTVKVYLVNTTQFHVYFMETPPRSSRLSKRQLVSVMRALRSATCQIGTQVVLRQIKVKSEKLQRSVTPQLLCRCLKQSQSWIPRLLLSCSQKKHDVGVRHLLYGFIVLYLTSLYGHRAGVMTNLTTEEVLEATRGSSSRSPGVVLNVKNHKTARVFGCAQVFLTHEELGWIQRWMEIRALLRPRCDLVFFNTNHGQVKNITLFARNAWAAMLLPGRPSLTDIRTAVATMCRNTHSSEVRTQLSRVMCHDTRTADRFYAMQLDVCQMAEMRRRFAQCMGEEAAESSQ; from the exons ATGGGCAATGGTTTGGAGGTCCGCCAAACTTTCGACGGTTATCACGGCTTCTGTGAACCGTTTAGAGACGACTCCGCCGCACAGGGCCCTTCTCTGGACCGCGGGCTGTCGGCCCATG GTGCCCTGCCCTGGAAGTCCTGGAAGTCCTGGAACCTCACGCCCCCTCCGGACCGCGGCATCCCACTGTTAAGCACCCCTAACTCGGACTGGACCCTCCAGCAC AGCAAATCGTGGCGCCTGCGGAGCCACTTGGATGACGTTCATAGCGTCAGGAACGCCCAGGAGCGAAGGATCCTGTTGGCGTTTGCCAGAGGGCGAGTGAGTGTCCGCGGAATGAAGTGCCCCGTCCGCGGATGCGCTTACGGGGGGTCGAGGGTGGCCCAGCACCTCCAAGACGCTCACCGTGATCTGGGTGCCAAGGAGAAGAGGCGGCTTTTGAGGAAGCTCCAGTGGCGCAAAACGCTTAGGCAGGTGAGAGAACTTCGGGCCTCGGGTCCCGACCCGCCGTTAGCCACCAGCTTGGACCTGGACGGTTCACGGGGCAGGGAAGAAGCCGCCGCCGCCTCCGCTTCCCCGCCTCCCCCCCCTACTCTTTCCCCTCCCTCGCTGGCTTCGGACGTGGTGCAGGGGCGAGGGCTTCCCGGCCGACTGAGCCCCACTCCTCCCCGTTCGACCTCGGCGGACTCCCCGCCACCAGAGCCGGAGCCATGTCTTCCCGGCGGGCTTGGCACCAGTGCCGACGTGCCAGCCGCGGACTCGGTGGTCGTCGAGGAGGAGGAGATTGCCGGAGGGCCGGAGATCGGGGACGAACCGCAGGCGGAGCTGACTGGACTGCCGGAGATAAGGGACGAACCGCAGGCCCCGTCCTCCAGCACGGTTAGTAAGCTGATTACATTTCCTCCAGTCATCCGTTGCTACCTGCAGGAATATAACCGGCATCTGACCGGGGCTATACGCTCGCGAAAGcatgttgaaaatgttaaatcaaagATGGGTCGAATTGTTGCATTCCTCAGCTACATGAGCCGTAATAAGACCGCCCTGGGCTCCTGGCGCTTCTTGGATGACGCCGGACGCATACTTGCCTGGCCCGCTGAACTCAGCCGTCAGCAGAAGGCCGTGACTACCGTTAAGGTTTACCTGGTAAACACAACCCAATTCCACGTATACTTCATGGAGACGCCTCCGAGAAGCTCCAGGCTGTCAAAGCGGCAGCTCGTGTCGGTGATGCGAGCTCTGAGGTCGGCCACGTGCCAAATCGGAACGCAGGTGGTGCTTCGGCAGATCAAGGTCAAGTCTGAGAAGCTCCAGCGATCCGTAACGCCCCAACTTCTCTGCAGATGCCTCAAACAATCTCAGAGCTGGATCCCCAGACTCTTGCTGAGCTGCTCGCAAAAGAAGCACGACGTGGGAGTGAGACATCTGTTGTACGGTTTCATTGTCCTTTACCTTACTTCTCTCTACGGCCATCGGGCCGGCGTCATGACCAACCTTACCACCGAAGAGGTCCTGGAGGCAACAAGGGGATCCAGCTCTCGCTCTCCGGGGGTCGTACTCAAT GTAAAAAACCATAAGACTGCACGGGTGTTTGGCTGTGCTCAGGTGTTTCTGACCCACGAGGAACTGGGCTGGATCCAGCGGTGGATGGAGATCCGGGCTCTGCTACGCCCTCGGTGCGATCTGGTATTTTTCAATACCAACCACGGGCAAGTGAAAAACATCACCCTGTTCGCGAGGAACGCATGGGCAGCCATGCTACTGCCAGGCAGACCCTCCCTTACCGACATCAGGACCGCGGTCGCAACGATG tGCAGGAACACCCACTCCAGTGAGGTCCGGACGCAGCTGTCCCGGGTAATGTGTCACGACACCCGCACGGCCGACCGATTCTATGCGATGCAGCTGGATGTCTGCCAGATGGCGGAGATGAGGCGCAGATTTGCCCAGTGCATGGgagaagaagctgcagaaagttCACAATAA
- the LOC111607966 gene encoding serine/arginine repetitive matrix protein 1-like, translating into MIGRADIEGSKSDVAMNAWPPQASYPCGVPPQSNSPPATVPGAGHAPRGGGALDAGTESPLQARLPASPDDEAFGYLKRVIVTPAVYPRFIEFLHFDIQSTGQKSHRAPAEDTRPGLTPRPGTARVKGGGRPGRAPQPGRSAGGARRASRVAAANRRPHPPPTHTHTPVRLPDRRRAPPRERKDPSPPTARRAARRSFRRRVVVVGGERVTGRLLPQPRHAPSPASLPGPTDPALRANLYPEVTDLTCRLPLTPFIQHARGCSPWRPAADMGTAWREIYTFSPGFSRASESSPDAAGTAALSRARAPLSGRTHSRAPCPSQRKENSPRGSRQLLRVRLRYRTGRLAAPVSAAPGSGI; encoded by the exons ATGATAGGAAGAGCCGACATCGAAGGATCAAAAAGCGACGTCGCTATGAACGCTTGGCCGCCACAAGCCAGTTATCCCTGTG GTGTACCGCCCCAGTCAAACTCCCCACCTGCCACTGTCCCCGGAGCGGGTCACGCCCCGCGCGGCGGCGGGGCGCTTGACGCCGGAACCGAGAGCCCACTACAGGCTCGCCTTCCCGCCTCACCGG ATGACGAGGCATTTGGCTACCTTAAGAGAGTCATAGTTACTCCCGCCGTTTACCCGCGCTTCATCGAATTTCTTCACTTTGACATTCAGAGCACTGGGCAGAAATCACATCGC GCGCCAGCCGAGGACACCCGCCCGGGGTTGACCCCCCGCCCCGGCACCGCGAGGGTGAAGGGCGGAGGGCGTCCCGGACGGGCACCGCAGCCGGGGAGATCCGCGGGAGGGGCCCGGCGCGCGTCCAGAGTCGCCGCCGCCAACCGCCGACCGcatcccccccccacacacacacacacaccggtcCGCCTTCCGGATCGGCGGCGGGCACCGCCCCGCGAGAGGAAAGAC CCGAGCCCTCCAACCGCGAGGCGGGCCGCACGCCGCTCCTTCCGGCGgcgggtggtggtggtggggggggagaGGGTGACGGGGCGGCTGCTCCCCCAGCCGCGGCACGCGCCCAGCCCCGCTTCGCTCCCCGGCCCGACCGACCCAGCCCTTAGAGCCAATCTTTATCCCGAAGTTACAGATCTGACTTGCCGACTTCCCTTAACTCCCTTCATCCAACATGCCAGAGGCTGTTCACCTTGGAGACCTGCTGCGGATATGGGTACGGCCTGGCGCGAGATTTACACCTTCTCCCCCGGATTTTCAAGGGCCAGCGAGAGCTCACCGGACGCCGCCGGAACCGCGGCGCTTTCCAGGGCGCGGGCCCCTCTCTCGGGGCGAACCCATTCCAGGGCGCCCTGCCCttcacaaagaaaagagaactCTCCCCGGGGCTCCCGCCAGCTTCTCCGGGTTCGTTTGCGTTACCGCACTGGGCGCCTCGCGGCGCCTGTCTCCGCCGCTCCAGGTTCGGGGATCTGA